In one Bacteroidales bacterium WCE2004 genomic region, the following are encoded:
- a CDS encoding DNA (cytosine-5)-methyltransferase 1, whose protein sequence is MKNQSYRLLDLFCGCGGISEGYALAGYQIAGGIDFNEDATKTFQHNFRDATVFCTDISQFDDNRVKEVYHDIDVIVGGPPCQGFSSANRWQKETDDPRNKLFFQFLRFVEVLKPKAVMIENVRGLLTRDNGYAKKRIESLLDKMEYNVSMKVLCASDYGVPQDRHRAIIVGIKRKNLKDQRRFNFERIPLADKTTVFDAIGELYAFENKRPETMHLKKVPDTPLRAYYRREDGLVPDHVSVYPAEKVQERIKHVPQGGNWQDVPDELWSNLRSNRHSSAYRRLKEDEPSCTIDTGNAHSNYFHPIFNRIPSIRESARLQSFPDSFEFIGARGSKYKQVGNAVPPLLAKAIAEQLKEYIK, encoded by the coding sequence ATGAAGAATCAGTCTTATAGACTATTAGATCTATTTTGTGGATGCGGAGGCATCAGTGAAGGCTATGCGCTCGCCGGTTATCAAATAGCCGGCGGCATAGACTTTAACGAAGATGCCACAAAAACCTTCCAGCATAATTTCAGGGATGCGACTGTGTTCTGCACTGACATTTCACAGTTTGACGATAACCGCGTTAAAGAAGTGTATCATGATATAGATGTTATCGTTGGTGGTCCTCCCTGCCAAGGATTCTCTTCCGCTAATAGATGGCAGAAAGAGACAGATGACCCGAGAAATAAGCTATTCTTTCAGTTCCTTCGATTTGTCGAAGTCCTTAAGCCAAAAGCCGTGATGATTGAAAACGTTCGTGGCCTTCTAACGCGTGACAACGGGTATGCAAAAAAACGAATTGAGAGTCTGCTCGATAAAATGGAATACAATGTATCTATGAAGGTGCTTTGCGCATCGGACTATGGTGTCCCGCAGGACAGGCACAGAGCAATCATTGTTGGGATCAAGCGCAAGAATCTGAAAGATCAGCGCCGTTTTAACTTTGAGAGAATTCCTCTGGCAGACAAAACGACCGTTTTCGATGCTATTGGAGAGCTATATGCATTCGAGAATAAACGGCCTGAGACAATGCACCTGAAGAAGGTGCCTGACACTCCCCTACGCGCTTATTATCGTCGCGAAGATGGACTTGTGCCTGACCACGTTTCTGTATATCCCGCAGAAAAAGTCCAGGAGCGAATCAAACATGTTCCCCAAGGCGGTAATTGGCAGGACGTCCCTGATGAGCTTTGGTCCAACTTGCGCTCGAATCGTCACTCTTCTGCATACCGTAGATTGAAGGAGGACGAGCCCTCGTGTACAATAGACACGGGGAATGCTCATAGCAATTACTTTCATCCAATTTTTAACCGAATTCCGTCCATTAGAGAATCTGCCAGGTTGCAATCTTTCCCCGATTCATTCGAGTTTATAGGAGCACGAGGAAGTAAATACAAACAGGTGGGGAATGCGGTTCCTCCGCTTCTTGCGAAGGCAATCGCTGAACAATTAAAGGAATACATAAAATGA
- a CDS encoding Signal transduction histidine kinase: MIRSTTLPVAVLLLCTALSLLSCDRTREREPARTNNQPFSILYREWAPAEGARMLALVDSLEHTGEISLLSASYNRGLANEMMKRFQVAEMYYRRAYEACDPESNGWDGFLTIAGRLSAVRMLSGDYEGSLTVASEALDRAEKAGELSEAHRIDLLWNVSQCELHLGMYDEWERMSSIVYDFLRQELRDKGLHTSDRLLVFTVTTTSAYVDREVFAKADYWQSRSEEELSLIAESNSRPDLLKEFSWQVAVNKARIWRAEGKVKEAEEMFRSTLPEMMESSDGMLKAAEYLMQSGRFAEAADMFDRVDELFPGLYRNPSMNLNNLKDALMPRMRANLEAGRTAEVVKLARLFSASFDSALEAQRQDNAAELAMIYATHLKDEQIASQQAEMSRLRIFWLIAVLVLISLFFYIYDRGHRQHLKMLSTEHHKLEEAYGDLALANLRVEESSRMKSHFIQQISHEIRTPLNILSGFSQILTASGMELGPDEREEINRGILENTGRITSLVNKMLDLSDAVSERSSLPPEVVTAGQIASAAVRESGITSAQHLSFKMDADAVVSALSLKTNLAQASHALAMLLDNAQKFTHPAVFKGDQYDENRREHAKLEVSELEGRIAFVVEDTGIGVPPKEVEHIFEEFVQLDDYYVGTGIGLTVARSLARRLGGDIVLDTSYTGGARFVMTLPIDKEK, translated from the coding sequence ATGATCAGAAGCACGACCCTCCCCGTTGCAGTGCTGCTGCTCTGCACGGCTCTCTCTCTGCTGTCTTGTGACAGAACCCGCGAACGGGAACCTGCCCGTACCAATAACCAGCCCTTCTCGATTCTCTATCGGGAGTGGGCTCCGGCAGAAGGTGCGCGGATGCTTGCGCTCGTGGACAGTCTCGAGCATACGGGAGAGATATCCCTTCTCAGTGCTTCCTACAATCGCGGCCTTGCCAATGAAATGATGAAGCGCTTCCAGGTGGCGGAGATGTACTACCGGCGCGCATACGAGGCCTGCGATCCCGAGAGCAACGGATGGGACGGCTTTCTCACCATCGCGGGCCGGCTCTCGGCGGTCCGGATGCTTTCCGGCGACTATGAGGGCTCGCTGACCGTCGCCTCGGAGGCGTTGGACCGCGCCGAGAAGGCCGGAGAGCTGTCGGAGGCGCACAGGATCGACCTGCTGTGGAACGTCTCGCAGTGCGAGCTCCATCTGGGCATGTATGACGAATGGGAGCGGATGAGCTCCATCGTCTATGATTTCCTCCGGCAGGAGCTGCGCGACAAGGGCCTGCACACTTCCGACCGCCTGCTCGTCTTCACGGTCACGACCACGTCGGCCTATGTGGACCGCGAGGTCTTCGCCAAGGCGGACTACTGGCAGAGCCGCAGCGAGGAGGAGCTGAGCCTGATCGCGGAGTCCAACAGCCGCCCCGACCTGCTGAAGGAGTTCTCGTGGCAGGTTGCGGTCAACAAGGCCCGCATCTGGCGCGCCGAGGGCAAGGTCAAGGAGGCGGAGGAGATGTTCCGCTCCACGCTCCCGGAGATGATGGAGTCCAGCGACGGCATGCTGAAGGCGGCCGAATACCTGATGCAGTCGGGCCGCTTCGCCGAGGCTGCCGACATGTTCGACCGCGTGGACGAGCTCTTCCCGGGCTTGTACCGCAATCCGTCGATGAATCTGAACAACCTGAAGGATGCGCTGATGCCGCGCATGCGCGCCAACCTCGAGGCGGGCCGCACCGCCGAGGTGGTCAAGCTCGCGCGCCTGTTCTCCGCGTCGTTCGACTCCGCCCTGGAGGCCCAGCGGCAGGACAACGCCGCCGAGCTGGCGATGATCTACGCGACGCATCTCAAGGACGAGCAGATCGCCTCGCAGCAGGCGGAGATGTCGCGCCTGCGCATCTTCTGGCTCATTGCGGTGCTGGTGTTGATTTCCCTCTTCTTTTATATATATGACCGCGGCCACCGGCAGCACCTCAAGATGCTCTCGACGGAGCACCACAAGCTGGAGGAGGCCTACGGCGACCTCGCGCTGGCCAACCTCCGCGTGGAGGAGTCGTCGCGGATGAAGTCCCACTTCATCCAGCAGATCTCCCACGAGATCCGCACCCCGCTCAACATCCTCAGCGGCTTCAGCCAGATCCTGACGGCCAGCGGGATGGAGCTCGGCCCCGACGAGCGGGAAGAGATCAACCGCGGCATCCTGGAGAACACCGGCCGCATCACGTCGCTGGTCAACAAGATGCTGGACCTGTCGGACGCCGTGTCGGAGCGCTCGTCGCTGCCGCCGGAGGTCGTGACGGCCGGCCAGATTGCCAGCGCCGCCGTGCGCGAGTCCGGCATCACTTCGGCGCAGCACCTCAGCTTCAAGATGGACGCCGACGCGGTCGTGTCGGCCCTGAGCCTCAAGACCAACCTCGCGCAGGCTTCGCACGCGCTGGCGATGCTGCTGGACAACGCCCAGAAGTTCACGCATCCTGCGGTGTTCAAGGGCGACCAGTACGACGAGAACCGCCGCGAGCACGCCAAGCTGGAGGTGTCCGAGCTGGAGGGCCGGATCGCCTTCGTGGTGGAGGACACGGGCATCGGCGTGCCGCCCAAGGAGGTGGAGCACATCTTCGAGGAGTTCGTCCAGCTGGACGACTACTATGTGGGCACGGGCATCGGCCTCACGGTCGCCCGTTCGCTGGCGCGCCGTCTGGGCGGCGACATCGTCCTGGATACTTCCTACACGGGGGGCGCCCGTTTCGTGATGACGCTCCCGATCGACAAGGAGAAATAA
- a CDS encoding DNA (cytosine-5)-methyltransferase 1: MKIIDLFCGVGGLSLGFENAGFEVAAAIDMWDDAIKTFNHNRKDKVAQTISVEDFNVDVLPALIKREKITGIIGGPPCQGFSTVGKRIIDDSRNKLYLEFYKAVKIANPDFFVIENVKGMLTLGEGAFVNDIIERFGENENGLGYKISKQLVNAADYGIPQNRLRVIFVGIKGKEFRFPEPFGYTLSAKDGIGDLEGSNNDHYAKEPENDFQRLMRGSQTRPTNQDYTAHSEQTVSIISRIPDGGNIRCLPAEFWQVRKYNKAFERMSTTRPSNTIDTGHRNYFHYSEPRIPTVRESARIQSFPDSFEFIGTRGSQYKQVGNAVPPMLAQVIAEEIKKTLNK, from the coding sequence ATGAAAATTATAGACTTGTTTTGTGGCGTTGGAGGCCTTAGCCTCGGATTTGAAAATGCCGGCTTTGAAGTTGCGGCCGCGATCGATATGTGGGATGATGCCATCAAAACCTTCAACCATAACCGTAAGGATAAAGTCGCCCAGACCATCTCCGTTGAAGATTTCAACGTGGACGTCCTACCAGCACTGATAAAGAGAGAAAAGATAACCGGGATTATCGGAGGCCCCCCTTGTCAGGGATTCAGCACCGTTGGCAAGAGAATTATTGACGACTCACGGAACAAATTGTACCTCGAATTCTACAAAGCTGTTAAGATTGCCAATCCGGATTTCTTTGTAATAGAGAATGTAAAAGGTATGCTTACCCTCGGCGAGGGAGCATTTGTTAACGATATAATCGAACGCTTTGGAGAGAATGAGAATGGATTGGGATACAAGATCAGCAAGCAACTCGTGAACGCTGCCGACTATGGGATACCCCAGAACCGCCTCCGTGTCATCTTTGTTGGCATAAAGGGGAAAGAATTCAGGTTCCCTGAGCCATTTGGCTACACGTTGTCAGCAAAAGACGGAATTGGTGATTTGGAAGGCTCCAACAATGACCATTACGCAAAGGAGCCCGAGAATGATTTTCAGCGTTTAATGCGTGGTAGCCAAACACGGCCGACAAACCAAGATTATACTGCCCATAGTGAGCAGACCGTATCGATTATCAGTAGAATCCCGGACGGTGGTAATATTCGCTGCCTACCTGCAGAATTCTGGCAAGTTCGGAAATACAACAAGGCATTTGAACGGATGAGTACTACAAGGCCTTCAAATACTATTGATACTGGACACAGAAACTATTTTCACTATAGTGAGCCTCGTATCCCCACGGTTAGAGAGTCTGCAAGGATACAGAGTTTTCCTGACTCTTTCGAGTTCATAGGTACGCGGGGAAGTCAATATAAGCAAGTGGGAAACGCTGTGCCCCCTATGCTTGCTCAGGTTATTGCAGAAGAAATTAAGAAAACATTGAATAAATGA
- a CDS encoding AIPR protein: MEDINKFYQDFMAQAQEDAELNETTLEDALTENIIEYIKESNETNSPEILCIHPLDETVKKRDNFRINAFDYSDMSGELDIFVSLFKNSEKPDTIPHNEIDAAINQGVRFFNLTIAGILSKMLREARPDFAEVTDMILEEYKAKNIRLIRFFVITNGKLKVEYTLDDNKLTDQQIDCEYHVWDIENVQRADLAGRQMSEIDITLDNPIECIRLNDPNDKVNTYLGIISAYELGTIYSKHKDKLLDQNVRNYLGGKIKVNARIAKTLREAPEMFFSYNNGISSTASEVVIKKSDFVDNPDAAKMYITGLRNWHIVNGGQTTCTIYNAFKKGVDIKPAYLTVKVSEIRDKDRNATIVQNIAESANSQTQIKDSDLSANHKYLSSIDFISKKEWTPSGSVRPNTLWYFERLRGQLLSDKLNEGDARSVKVAKFMQARPKEQILTKTDIAKVLMAWDGFPNEASKGNEVCFNNFWKKDYKDTEVTKEYFQEIVAKRIIYLTIHRLFKEAGHSGYANIVDNYVLATVAQKTQQNLDLEYIWANQKVQPELVDPIKECIEVMVAYITKIAQEGINPTVVAKRADFCSTIKIQMANVKFPATLSLVKKSEEELTPDQQAAIDAVVAIPVEVWAKLSSWGKETHKMSIMEKKRIDHIVVALGKNPKSISYSSAEGCLKILRMSEDAGFTR, from the coding sequence ATGGAAGATATTAATAAATTCTATCAGGACTTCATGGCCCAGGCACAAGAGGATGCCGAGCTCAACGAAACAACGCTAGAGGATGCTCTCACTGAGAATATCATTGAGTATATCAAGGAGAGCAACGAAACAAATAGCCCTGAAATCCTTTGTATTCATCCCCTTGACGAAACCGTCAAGAAACGGGATAATTTCCGTATCAACGCCTTCGATTATTCTGATATGTCCGGCGAGCTGGATATTTTTGTCTCTCTATTCAAGAATTCCGAAAAGCCAGATACCATCCCCCACAATGAAATTGACGCCGCGATTAATCAGGGTGTCCGTTTCTTCAACCTAACAATTGCCGGTATCTTGTCGAAGATGCTTAGAGAGGCACGACCGGATTTCGCTGAGGTGACCGACATGATCTTGGAAGAGTATAAGGCAAAGAATATACGCCTTATCCGATTCTTCGTCATAACCAATGGCAAACTTAAAGTTGAGTATACACTTGACGACAACAAATTAACCGACCAGCAAATAGATTGCGAGTACCATGTTTGGGATATCGAGAATGTCCAACGTGCAGACCTCGCAGGCCGCCAGATGTCCGAGATCGACATCACGCTCGACAACCCTATCGAGTGCATCCGCCTCAATGACCCCAACGACAAAGTCAACACATATCTGGGGATTATATCCGCATATGAGCTTGGAACCATTTATAGCAAGCATAAGGATAAGCTATTGGACCAAAATGTCCGCAACTATCTCGGCGGAAAAATCAAAGTAAATGCGAGGATCGCCAAGACCCTCCGAGAGGCACCCGAAATGTTCTTCTCTTACAATAACGGTATTTCCAGTACCGCATCAGAAGTTGTCATAAAGAAGAGCGATTTCGTCGACAATCCAGATGCAGCTAAAATGTACATTACAGGCCTCCGAAATTGGCATATTGTCAATGGTGGACAAACAACCTGCACCATTTATAATGCATTCAAAAAAGGCGTGGATATTAAGCCTGCATATCTTACTGTGAAGGTTTCCGAAATCCGCGACAAAGATCGTAATGCGACTATTGTTCAGAATATTGCCGAGTCTGCAAATTCTCAAACGCAGATTAAGGATTCTGATCTCAGCGCCAACCACAAGTACCTCTCAAGTATCGACTTCATCTCGAAGAAAGAATGGACTCCCTCCGGCTCCGTTCGTCCGAACACGCTATGGTATTTCGAGCGCCTCCGCGGGCAGCTTCTTTCAGACAAACTTAATGAAGGAGATGCTCGTTCCGTCAAGGTCGCTAAGTTTATGCAGGCGCGGCCGAAAGAACAGATTCTTACCAAGACAGACATCGCCAAAGTTCTGATGGCATGGGATGGTTTCCCGAATGAGGCAAGCAAGGGAAACGAGGTGTGTTTTAACAATTTCTGGAAGAAAGACTACAAAGATACTGAGGTAACAAAAGAATACTTCCAAGAGATAGTAGCCAAACGCATCATTTATCTTACAATTCATAGGCTATTCAAGGAAGCCGGACATAGCGGCTATGCAAATATAGTTGACAACTATGTCCTTGCCACCGTCGCACAGAAAACTCAGCAGAACCTTGACCTGGAATACATCTGGGCTAATCAGAAGGTTCAGCCAGAGCTTGTTGATCCTATCAAGGAATGCATCGAGGTCATGGTTGCATACATAACCAAGATTGCCCAGGAAGGCATCAATCCCACCGTGGTCGCAAAACGTGCCGATTTCTGCAGCACTATCAAAATTCAGATGGCAAACGTGAAATTCCCGGCAACCCTTTCGCTCGTAAAGAAAAGCGAAGAGGAACTGACTCCTGATCAGCAAGCCGCAATTGACGCTGTTGTTGCGATCCCTGTTGAAGTCTGGGCAAAACTATCTTCTTGGGGCAAGGAGACGCACAAGATGTCCATCATGGAAAAGAAACGTATAGACCATATTGTGGTCGCACTTGGCAAGAATCCGAAATCGATAAGCTATTCATCGGCAGAAGGTTGCCTGAAGATTTTAAGAATGTCGGAAGACGCCGGTTTCACGAGATAA
- a CDS encoding LlaJI restriction endonuclease, which translates to MEDLGLSPFVYTSRDGNEAVLPYVGYVYSSKINDSIFILPKVFLFQGTGIIDDKQAKREIAFGKYDIYAVSEVTAEHNPLKEDGLDRVLFGLSTWIYRAIDKYSARHPKSEIIKRSFIQSVNSHSGVNDQTLLDTVLSLLAFNKEHANLFTYITIVNSSGNNKIHWGKTISKIQPIIQNGTPFYAEFRNKNKAINYDEELIVLFYSVLHYLRQHYFFPVRANLNYDLIKPAAIDAMIESCRGTKLLRAIRRKYFKDELVLLWRLLYAFFDKSESIRSGKSREEALLARSFERVFEEMVDGLIGDDIFADMKSNEDGKEIDHIYKERSLLDDTQIYYIGDSKYYFYGDNLDKKSLYKQFTYAKNIIQLNIDIFNKPSDEREDDEQQIISGVRYRDPLTEGYNLTPNFFVRGYIKADDLTDGHACYSEDRLSQNNQIMPDNVHFENRPFDRDTLALKAYNINFLFVLASYVTNADNDNVKKRIRKKFRKDMLDVFNEKFDFFRVTPNSGSIHNFVEKHFEEFIGKMYHSEGADFIWFAFNKGTESLEQLQNKFSSEAQITQSKLY; encoded by the coding sequence ATGGAGGACCTCGGCCTTAGCCCGTTTGTGTATACGAGCAGGGACGGGAATGAGGCCGTGCTCCCTTATGTCGGCTATGTCTACTCTTCAAAAATCAACGACTCAATTTTCATCCTTCCTAAGGTCTTCTTATTTCAGGGAACAGGGATTATTGACGACAAACAGGCGAAACGCGAAATTGCTTTTGGCAAATACGACATCTATGCCGTTTCGGAAGTCACAGCAGAGCACAATCCCCTCAAGGAAGACGGACTCGACCGGGTACTTTTTGGCCTATCCACCTGGATATACCGCGCTATCGACAAATATTCCGCTCGGCACCCGAAGAGCGAAATCATCAAGCGCTCATTTATCCAAAGTGTGAATTCGCATAGCGGGGTTAATGACCAAACGCTTTTGGACACAGTGCTTTCACTGCTTGCCTTCAATAAGGAACACGCCAACCTATTTACCTACATTACGATTGTCAATTCCAGCGGGAATAATAAAATTCACTGGGGCAAGACTATCAGCAAGATTCAGCCGATAATACAGAATGGGACGCCTTTCTATGCAGAATTCCGCAACAAGAATAAGGCTATCAATTACGACGAGGAGCTTATCGTGCTATTCTACTCAGTACTTCATTACCTGAGACAACACTACTTCTTCCCCGTTCGCGCTAATCTCAACTACGATCTGATTAAACCAGCAGCCATTGACGCGATGATTGAATCCTGTCGTGGCACCAAACTGCTTCGAGCAATACGTCGTAAATACTTCAAAGACGAATTAGTGCTATTGTGGAGACTATTGTACGCCTTCTTCGATAAATCCGAATCAATCCGGTCCGGCAAATCCAGAGAAGAGGCTCTTCTCGCCCGCTCTTTCGAACGCGTATTTGAAGAGATGGTTGATGGCCTCATTGGCGATGACATTTTCGCCGATATGAAGTCCAACGAGGATGGCAAGGAAATAGACCACATCTATAAGGAGCGCTCCCTACTGGACGATACTCAAATCTACTACATCGGAGATAGCAAATACTACTTCTACGGGGATAATCTGGATAAGAAATCCCTCTACAAGCAGTTCACGTACGCCAAGAACATCATCCAACTTAATATCGACATTTTCAACAAGCCATCTGATGAGCGAGAGGATGATGAGCAGCAAATCATCAGCGGAGTTCGTTATCGAGACCCGCTGACGGAGGGTTACAACCTTACTCCGAACTTTTTTGTCCGAGGCTACATCAAAGCTGATGATCTGACTGATGGTCACGCATGTTATAGCGAGGATCGCTTGAGTCAGAACAATCAGATAATGCCCGACAATGTTCACTTTGAGAATCGTCCATTTGACAGAGACACTCTTGCACTCAAAGCGTACAACATCAACTTCCTATTCGTCCTTGCCTCTTATGTGACCAACGCAGACAATGATAATGTCAAGAAGCGTATTCGTAAGAAGTTCCGCAAGGATATGCTTGATGTCTTCAACGAGAAATTCGATTTCTTCAGAGTTACTCCAAACTCAGGAAGCATCCACAACTTCGTTGAAAAACACTTCGAAGAATTCATCGGTAAGATGTATCATTCAGAAGGCGCAGACTTTATATGGTTTGCATTTAACAAAGGAACTGAATCATTGGAGCAACTACAAAATAAGTTCTCAAGCGAAGCTCAAATAACACAATCAAAACTATACTAG
- a CDS encoding AAA domain (dynein-related subfamily) gives MATIEGNIKKNLQEIIDMLGDDNLMINLTGPGINKIFFGAPGSGKSFYVNRFLMGHKDHSYRTTFHPDTDYASFVGAYKPSIKKAQKPIRTDYTLAELAAMLKAEYNQATTKVVALHSFVLKYVDYFNGNIAKYGKKDLVKQAGLDENYHAEVNKMVNLYEWMISSGYLNEDNMVTYEFVPQVFTLAYVDAWQNPEEQVFLVIEEINRGNCAQIFGDLFQLLDRDEHGYSLYTIKADTDLKNYLVGQLGENSLGIRNGELRIPSNLTILATMNTSDQSLFPMDSAFKRRWSWEYVPIDSANPKSQFKITIDDKTYKWSSFLDEANKRIHKLSDSEDKQMGNFFIKADVDVEEFKSKVMFYLWSEVCKEYEHAGSFFKNKRDNDAEFTFNNLFPTNDATNGILQGFMEFLGVEEA, from the coding sequence ATGGCAACAATTGAAGGTAATATTAAAAAGAACCTCCAGGAAATCATCGATATGCTTGGAGACGACAACCTTATGATTAACCTTACCGGGCCTGGCATCAATAAGATATTCTTTGGCGCCCCCGGAAGCGGGAAGTCCTTCTATGTAAACCGCTTCCTTATGGGACACAAGGACCATTCTTATAGAACGACCTTTCACCCGGATACAGATTATGCCTCGTTCGTCGGTGCGTACAAGCCGTCCATAAAAAAGGCCCAGAAGCCCATCAGAACTGATTATACTCTTGCTGAATTGGCCGCAATGCTGAAAGCAGAGTATAATCAGGCGACGACTAAAGTGGTTGCTCTTCACTCATTTGTTTTGAAGTATGTGGATTATTTCAACGGCAACATCGCGAAGTATGGCAAGAAGGACTTGGTCAAACAGGCCGGGCTGGACGAAAATTATCATGCCGAAGTAAACAAAATGGTCAACCTATACGAGTGGATGATTTCATCAGGCTACCTTAACGAAGATAATATGGTCACCTATGAGTTCGTTCCCCAGGTTTTTACTCTCGCATATGTTGATGCTTGGCAAAATCCCGAAGAACAGGTTTTCCTTGTTATCGAAGAAATCAATCGTGGCAATTGCGCTCAGATATTTGGAGACCTTTTCCAGTTGCTTGACCGCGACGAACATGGTTATTCTTTATACACCATCAAAGCCGATACAGACCTCAAAAACTATCTCGTAGGCCAGCTGGGTGAAAATAGTCTTGGCATTAGAAATGGAGAATTACGTATTCCAAGCAATCTTACTATCCTTGCCACGATGAACACTTCAGATCAGTCCTTGTTCCCTATGGATAGCGCTTTCAAGCGTCGGTGGTCTTGGGAGTATGTTCCTATCGACTCCGCCAACCCTAAGTCACAGTTCAAGATTACGATTGACGACAAGACCTACAAGTGGTCGAGCTTTTTGGATGAGGCCAACAAGCGCATTCACAAACTCTCAGATTCGGAGGACAAGCAGATGGGTAACTTCTTCATCAAAGCCGACGTGGATGTCGAAGAGTTCAAGAGTAAAGTAATGTTCTATCTCTGGAGCGAAGTGTGCAAGGAGTACGAACACGCTGGTAGTTTCTTTAAGAATAAGCGCGACAATGACGCCGAGTTCACATTCAATAATCTCTTCCCCACCAATGATGCCACGAATGGCATTTTACAGGGTTTTATGGAGTTCCTGGGGGTTGAAGAAGCATAA
- a CDS encoding Helix-turn-helix (manually curated), with product MEKRFNKALAKNIGESLRKIRLSQETNLTQADVADGAGISTRYYVYLELGQRIPTIEVIMRIARAYGMKLSDFVKYFEN from the coding sequence ATGGAAAAACGATTTAATAAAGCACTTGCGAAAAACATAGGAGAATCCCTTCGAAAAATAAGGCTCTCCCAGGAAACAAACCTGACACAAGCCGATGTCGCAGATGGCGCGGGCATCTCAACCAGGTATTATGTTTATCTTGAGCTTGGCCAAAGAATCCCAACCATCGAAGTTATCATGAGAATAGCACGAGCATACGGCATGAAACTCAGCGATTTTGTAAAATACTTTGAAAATTAG